Proteins from a genomic interval of Granulicella sp. L56:
- a CDS encoding GPW/gp25 family protein, producing MNTNVNFPFQFDGRGRTLNPQQDYLRQLVEQVLFTSPGERVNLPDFGSGLLQLPFAPNSLEMAAATQFTVQAALQKWLSNYVLVQSVVADVDEAKLTVTVIYSPFNTDVTEIQTFVYGGPQ from the coding sequence ATGAACACAAACGTCAATTTTCCCTTTCAATTCGACGGCCGGGGACGCACCCTCAACCCGCAGCAGGACTATCTGCGCCAGCTCGTCGAACAGGTCCTCTTCACCTCGCCCGGCGAGCGCGTCAACCTGCCCGACTTCGGCAGCGGTCTGCTCCAGCTCCCCTTCGCACCCAACAGTCTGGAGATGGCCGCAGCCACACAATTCACCGTGCAGGCGGCCCTACAGAAGTGGCTCAGCAACTACGTCCTTGTGCAGTCGGTCGTGGCCGACGTCGATGAAGCCAAACTCACCGTCACCGTCATCTACTCTCCCTTCAACACCGACGTCACCGAGATCCAGACCTTCGTCTACGGAGGCCCGCAGTGA